In the Helianthus annuus cultivar XRQ/B chromosome 11, HanXRQr2.0-SUNRISE, whole genome shotgun sequence genome, one interval contains:
- the LOC110884311 gene encoding mitochondrial pyruvate carrier 4 has translation MATSKLQALWNHPAGPKTIHFWAPTFKWGISIANIADFAKPPEKLSYPQQFAVTATGIIWSRYSMVITPKNWNLFSVNVAMAGTGLYQLSRKIRHDYFNEEETAAIKE, from the exons ATGGCGACATCGAAGCTACAGGCTCTCTGGAATCACCCTGCTGGCCCCAAAACTA TTCATTTCTGGGCTCCAACTTTTAAGTGGGGTATCAGCATCGCTAATATTGCAGACTTTGCCAAGCCACCAGAGAAGCTTTCATACCCGCAACAATTCG CTGTCACAGCGACTGGAATTATCTGGTCTCGCTACAGCATGGTAATCACCCCG AAAAACTGGAATCTTTTTAGTGTAAATGTTGCAATGGCGGGAACAGGATTGTATCAACTCTCTCGGAAAATCCG GCACGACTATTTTAACGAAGAGGAGACTGCTGCAATAAAGGAATGA
- the LOC110884309 gene encoding alkaline ceramidase, producing the protein MADGISSFWGPVTSSHEWCEKNYVVSSYVAEFYNTISTIPCILLALIGLLSSLIQRFEKRFSVLHLSNMALAIGSMMYHSTLQHVQQQSDETPMVWEMLLYIYILYSPDWHYRSTMPTFLFLYGISFAVLHSVTRFDIGFKVHYVMLCLLCVPRVYKYYIYTQDIPAKRLAKFYLATLVLGSLCWLVDRFGCSQISSWPINPQGHALWHVLMGFNSYFANTFLMFCRAQQREWSPKVVYVMGILPYVKIQKPKTQ; encoded by the exons ATGGCAGATGGTATATCAAGCTTTTGGGGGCCGGTCACATCGTCCCATGAATGGTGTGAGAAGAACTATGTGGTTTCTTCATACGTTGCTGAGTTTTATAACACCATCTCAACGATCCCGTGCATTCTTTTGGCACTCATTGGCCTTCTAAGCTCGTTGATACAACGTTTCGAGAAGAGATTTAGCGTCCTACACTTATCGAATATGGCACTTGCTATTGGTAGCATGATGTATCATTCCACACTACAACATGT CCAACAGCAAAGTGACGAAACGCCAATGGTATGGGAAATGCTTCTATACATCTACATCCTCTATTCGCCTGATTGGCACTACCGTAGCACCATGCCCACATTCCTCTTCCTGTACGGTATCTCTTTTGCCGTCCTCCATTCTGTGACCCGTTTCGATATCGGGTTCAAAGTTCATTACGTGATGCTATGCCTCTTGTGCGTTCCTCGGGTGTACAAGTATTACATATACACACAAGATATACCCGCAAAACGGCTCGCAAAGTTCTATCTTGCGACCCTTGTGCTCGGTAGTTTGTGTTGGCTGGTTGACCGTTTCGGCTGCAGCCAGATTTCCAGCTGGCCCATCAACCCACAAGGTCACGCGTTGTGGCATGTCTTAATGGGCTTTAATTCTTACTTTGCAAACACCTTTTTGATGTTCTGCCGAGCCCAACAACGAGAGTGGAGCCCAAAAGTCGTTTATGTTATGGGGATCCTTCCCTATGTGAAGATCCAGAAACCGAAGACGCAGTAG